From the genome of Acidihalobacter aeolianus:
TGGGCGCTGAGCAAGATCGGCTGAACGCCCCCCGGATGGAACGAACCGCCACGGCGACGTGGCGCAACTGCAAAGGACCGAAGACATGACGTACGTGGTGACCGACAACTGCATCCGCTGCAAGTACACCGACTGCGTGGACGTGTGCCCGGTGGACTGCTTCCACGAGGGGCCGAATTTCCTGGTGATCGATCCGGCGGAGTGCATCGACTGCTCCCTGTGCGTGCCCGAATGCCCGGTGGATGCGATCTACGCCGAGGGCGACCTGCCGGACGAATTCGCCGATTTCATCAAGATCAACGCGGACCTCGCCGGGCGCTGGCCGGTCATCGCAGCCAGCCAGGAACCGCTGCCGGAGGCGGAGCGCTGGGCCGAGGTGGAAGGCAAGCGACAATTTCTGGAGCTGGGCGACTCTGTCGACGTCTAACATATTATGACAAGTAATGCCGTGAGGTCCGGCCGCGCGAGAGGTGCTCCATGGAACAGGTGTTGACACTGAACTTGCCCGGATTCGGGTACGAGGATCTGTACCGTGCGGAACGTCTGCCGGCGCTCGACCGTGCGTTCGCGACGTATCTTGAGGCCCATGACGCGGAGCTGGCGGCGAGCTTCGCGCGTTATCGCGCGCAGGCGGCGTTC
Proteins encoded in this window:
- the fdxA gene encoding ferredoxin FdxA; protein product: MTYVVTDNCIRCKYTDCVDVCPVDCFHEGPNFLVIDPAECIDCSLCVPECPVDAIYAEGDLPDEFADFIKINADLAGRWPVIAASQEPLPEAERWAEVEGKRQFLELGDSVDV